One window from the genome of Oryctolagus cuniculus chromosome 1, mOryCun1.1, whole genome shotgun sequence encodes:
- the RALGDS gene encoding ral guanine nucleotide dissociation stimulator isoform X3: MAREADQACPGPAVPRGRKSSVFLACVSVVTARRRALARQAAPRGPPPWPAPLPAQAAENSTQEIGEELINGVIYSISLRKVQLHHGASKGQRWLGCENESALNLYETCKVRTVKAGTLEKLVEHLVPAFQGSDLSYVTVFLCTYRAFTTTQQVLDLLFKRYGCVLPYSSEDGGPQDQLKNAISSILGTWLDQYSEDFCQPPDFPCLKQLVAYVQLNMPGSDLERRAHLLLAQLEDPERGDPEPEALSPAPVPALAPSPEPEPDAVLAPVLDLQPAPAPAAELAAELEAALSQTLELDAAPGPGPPLEPPWAAAEDGLSPEKPRLLVFPPELVAEQFTLMDAELFKKVVPYHCLGSIWSQRDKKGKEHLAPTIRATVTQFNSVANCVITTCLGDRGMKALDRARVVEHWIEVARECRLLKNFSSLYAILSALQSNAIHRLKKTWEEVSRDSFRIFQKLSEIFSDENNYSLSRELLIKEGTSKFATLEMNPRRAQRRQREMGVIQGTVPYLGTFLTDLVMLDTAMKDYLYGRLINFEKRRKEFEVIAQIKLLQSACNNYSIAPEERFRAWFRAVARLSEAESYNLSCELEPPSESASNTLKAKKNTAIVKRWSDRQAPSTELSRSGSCHSKSCDQLRCGPYLSGGDLADALSVHSAGSSSSDVEEISNASFVPESPDAQEKKFWESTSQSSPETSGLSSGSSSTSSSSASTTPVAAARTHKRSVSGACSYSPSPPLYNQQVGDRCVIRVSLDVDNGNMYKSILVTSQDKAPTVIRKAMDKHNLDEDEPEDYELVQVISDDRKLKIPENANVFYAMNSTANYDFILKKRTFSKGAKLKHGASSTLPRVKQKGLKIAKGIF; encoded by the exons AACTCCACGCAGGAGATCGGTGAGGAGCTGATCAACGGGGTCATCTACTCCATCTCCCTGCGCAAGGTGCAGCTGCACCACGGAGCCAGCAAGGGGCAGCGCTGGCTCGGG TGTGAGAACGAGTCGGCCCTGAACTTGTACGAGACCTGCAAGGTACGCACCGTGAAGGCGGGCACGCTGGAGAAGCTGGTGGAGCACCTGGTGCCTGCCTTCCAGGGCAGCGACCTCTCCTACGTCACCGTCTTCCTGTGCACCTACAGGGCCTTCACCACCACCCAGCAGGTCTTGGACCTGCTGTTCAAAAg ATACGGATGTGTCCTCCCCTACTCCAGCGAGGACGGCGGACCCCAGGACCAACTCAAGAA TGCCATCTCCTCCATCCTGGGCACCTGGCTGGACCAGTACTCGGAGGACTTCTGCCAGCCCCCGGACTTCCCCTGCCTCAAGCAGCTGGTGGCCTACGTGCAGCTCAACATGCCCGGCTCGGACCTGGAGCGCCGGGCGCACCTGCTGCTGGCCCAACTCGAGGACCCGGAGCGCGGGGACCCCGAGCCCGAGG CTCTGTCGCCGGCTCCGGTGCCAGCTCTCGCACCCAGTCCCGAGCCGGAGCCCGACGCGGTCCTCGCGCCGGTCCTGGACCTGCAGCCCGCCCCGGCGCCCGCCGCAGAGCTGGCGGCAGAGCTGGAGGCGGCTCTGTCGCAGACCCTGGAGCTGGACGCGGCTCCCGGACCGGGGCCACCCTTAGAGCCTCCCTGGGCGGCTGCCGAGGACGGGCTGAGCCCGGAGAAGCCGCGCCTCCTGGTCTTCCCGCCCGAGCTGGTGGCCGAGCAGTTCACGCTGATGGACGCG GAGCTGTTCAAGAAGGTGGTGCCGTACCACTGCCTGGGCTCCATCTGGTCGCAGCGGGACAAGAAGGGCAAGGAGCACCTGGCGCCCACCATCCGCGCCACCGTCACCCAGTTCAACAGCGTGGCCAACTGCGTCATCACCACGTGCCTCGGGGACCGCGGCATGAAGGCGCTGGACAGGGCCCGGGTGGTGGAGCACTGGATAGAGGTGGCCCGG gagtGTCGGCTCCTCAAGAACTTCTCGTCGCTCTACGCCATCCTCTCCGCGCTGCAGAGCAACGCCATCCACCGGCTCAAGAAGACGTGGGAGGAGGTGTCCAG GGACAGCTTCCGAATCTTCCAGAAACTGTCGGAGATCTTCTCGGACGAGAACAACTACTCCCTGAGCAGAGAGCTGCTCatcaag GAGGGGACCTCCAAGTTTGCCACCCTGGAGATGAACCCCAGGAGAGCCCAGCGGCggcagagagagatg GGAGTCATCCAGGGGACCGTCCCCTACCTGGGCACCTTCCTCACCGACCTGGTGATGCTGGACACGGCCATGAAGGACTATCTCTAT GGGCGGCTGATCAACTTcgagaagaggaggaag GAGTTCGAGGTGATAGCGCAGATCAAGCTGCTGCAGTCGGCCTGCAACAACTACAGCATCGCGCCCGAGGAGCGGTTCCGGGCCTGGTTCCGCGCCGTGGCCCGGCTCAGCGAGGCCGAGAG CTACAACCTGTCGTGCGAGCTGGAGCCGCCGTCCGAGTCGGCCAGCAACACGCTCAAGGCCAAGAAGAACACGGCCATCGTCAAGCGCTGGAGCGA CCGCcaggcccccagcacagagctcaGCAGGAGCGGCAGCTGCCACTCCAAGTCCTGCGACCAGCTCAGGTGCGGCCCCTACCTCAGCGGCGGGGACCTGGCTGACGCGCTCAGCGTGCACTCGGCCGGCTCCTCCAGCTCCGACGTGGAGGAGATCTCCAACGCGAGCTTCGTCCCCGAGTCCCCGGACGCACAGGAGAAGAAG TTCTGGGAGTCCACCTCCCAGTCGTCCCCGGAGACCTCCGGCCTCAGCTCGGGCTCCAGCAGCACCTCGTCCTCGTCGGCCTCCACCACCCCCGTGGCCGCCGCGCGCACGCACAAGCGCTCCGTGTCGGGGGCCTGCAGCTACAGCCCCTCCCCGCCGCTCTACAACCAGCAGGTGGGCGACCGCTGCGTCATCCGCGTCAGCCTGGACGTGGACAACGGCAACATGTACAAGAGCATCCTG GTGACCAGCCAGGACAAGGCTCCGACGGTCATCCGCAAGGCCATGGACAAGCACAACCTGGACGAGGATGAGCCCGAGGACTACGAGCTGGTGCAGGTCATCTCAGACGACCGCA aGCTGAAGATCCCCGAGAACGCCAATGTGTTCTACGCCATGAACTCGACGGCCAACTACGACTTCATCCTGAAGAAGCGGACCTTCTCCAAGGGGGCCAAGCTCAAGCACGGAGCCAGCTCCACCCTGCCCCGCGTGAAGCAGAAGGGGCTCAAGATCGCCAAGGGCATCTTCTAA
- the RALGDS gene encoding ral guanine nucleotide dissociation stimulator isoform X5 — MMVDCPNSTQEIGEELINGVIYSISLRKVQLHHGASKGQRWLGCENESALNLYETCKVRTVKAGTLEKLVEHLVPAFQGSDLSYVTVFLCTYRAFTTTQQVLDLLFKRYGRCDALTASSRYGCVLPYSSEDGGPQDQLKNAISSILGTWLDQYSEDFCQPPDFPCLKQLVAYVQLNMPGSDLERRAHLLLAQLEDPERGDPEPEALSPAPVPALAPSPEPEPDAVLAPVLDLQPAPAPAAELAAELEAALSQTLELDAAPGPGPPLEPPWAAAEDGLSPEKPRLLVFPPELVAEQFTLMDAELFKKVVPYHCLGSIWSQRDKKGKEHLAPTIRATVTQFNSVANCVITTCLGDRGMKALDRARVVEHWIEVARECRLLKNFSSLYAILSALQSNAIHRLKKTWEEVSRDSFRIFQKLSEIFSDENNYSLSRELLIKEGTSKFATLEMNPRRAQRRQREMGVIQGTVPYLGTFLTDLVMLDTAMKDYLYGRLINFEKRRKEFEVIAQIKLLQSACNNYSIAPEERFRAWFRAVARLSEAESYNLSCELEPPSESASNTLKAKKNTAIVKRWSDRQAPSTELSRSGSCHSKSCDQLRCGPYLSGGDLADALSVHSAGSSSSDVEEISNASFVPESPDAQEKKFWESTSQSSPETSGLSSGSSSTSSSSASTTPVAAARTHKRSVSGACSYSPSPPLYNQQVGDRCVIRVSLDVDNGNMYKSILVTSQDKAPTVIRKAMDKHNLDEDEPEDYELVQVISDDRKLKIPENANVFYAMNSTANYDFILKKRTFSKGAKLKHGASSTLPRVKQKGLKIAKGIF, encoded by the exons AACTCCACGCAGGAGATCGGTGAGGAGCTGATCAACGGGGTCATCTACTCCATCTCCCTGCGCAAGGTGCAGCTGCACCACGGAGCCAGCAAGGGGCAGCGCTGGCTCGGG TGTGAGAACGAGTCGGCCCTGAACTTGTACGAGACCTGCAAGGTACGCACCGTGAAGGCGGGCACGCTGGAGAAGCTGGTGGAGCACCTGGTGCCTGCCTTCCAGGGCAGCGACCTCTCCTACGTCACCGTCTTCCTGTGCACCTACAGGGCCTTCACCACCACCCAGCAGGTCTTGGACCTGCTGTTCAAAAg GTACGGTAGATGTGACGCCCTCACGGCCTCCTCTAGATACGGATGTGTCCTCCCCTACTCCAGCGAGGACGGCGGACCCCAGGACCAACTCAAGAA TGCCATCTCCTCCATCCTGGGCACCTGGCTGGACCAGTACTCGGAGGACTTCTGCCAGCCCCCGGACTTCCCCTGCCTCAAGCAGCTGGTGGCCTACGTGCAGCTCAACATGCCCGGCTCGGACCTGGAGCGCCGGGCGCACCTGCTGCTGGCCCAACTCGAGGACCCGGAGCGCGGGGACCCCGAGCCCGAGG CTCTGTCGCCGGCTCCGGTGCCAGCTCTCGCACCCAGTCCCGAGCCGGAGCCCGACGCGGTCCTCGCGCCGGTCCTGGACCTGCAGCCCGCCCCGGCGCCCGCCGCAGAGCTGGCGGCAGAGCTGGAGGCGGCTCTGTCGCAGACCCTGGAGCTGGACGCGGCTCCCGGACCGGGGCCACCCTTAGAGCCTCCCTGGGCGGCTGCCGAGGACGGGCTGAGCCCGGAGAAGCCGCGCCTCCTGGTCTTCCCGCCCGAGCTGGTGGCCGAGCAGTTCACGCTGATGGACGCG GAGCTGTTCAAGAAGGTGGTGCCGTACCACTGCCTGGGCTCCATCTGGTCGCAGCGGGACAAGAAGGGCAAGGAGCACCTGGCGCCCACCATCCGCGCCACCGTCACCCAGTTCAACAGCGTGGCCAACTGCGTCATCACCACGTGCCTCGGGGACCGCGGCATGAAGGCGCTGGACAGGGCCCGGGTGGTGGAGCACTGGATAGAGGTGGCCCGG gagtGTCGGCTCCTCAAGAACTTCTCGTCGCTCTACGCCATCCTCTCCGCGCTGCAGAGCAACGCCATCCACCGGCTCAAGAAGACGTGGGAGGAGGTGTCCAG GGACAGCTTCCGAATCTTCCAGAAACTGTCGGAGATCTTCTCGGACGAGAACAACTACTCCCTGAGCAGAGAGCTGCTCatcaag GAGGGGACCTCCAAGTTTGCCACCCTGGAGATGAACCCCAGGAGAGCCCAGCGGCggcagagagagatg GGAGTCATCCAGGGGACCGTCCCCTACCTGGGCACCTTCCTCACCGACCTGGTGATGCTGGACACGGCCATGAAGGACTATCTCTAT GGGCGGCTGATCAACTTcgagaagaggaggaag GAGTTCGAGGTGATAGCGCAGATCAAGCTGCTGCAGTCGGCCTGCAACAACTACAGCATCGCGCCCGAGGAGCGGTTCCGGGCCTGGTTCCGCGCCGTGGCCCGGCTCAGCGAGGCCGAGAG CTACAACCTGTCGTGCGAGCTGGAGCCGCCGTCCGAGTCGGCCAGCAACACGCTCAAGGCCAAGAAGAACACGGCCATCGTCAAGCGCTGGAGCGA CCGCcaggcccccagcacagagctcaGCAGGAGCGGCAGCTGCCACTCCAAGTCCTGCGACCAGCTCAGGTGCGGCCCCTACCTCAGCGGCGGGGACCTGGCTGACGCGCTCAGCGTGCACTCGGCCGGCTCCTCCAGCTCCGACGTGGAGGAGATCTCCAACGCGAGCTTCGTCCCCGAGTCCCCGGACGCACAGGAGAAGAAG TTCTGGGAGTCCACCTCCCAGTCGTCCCCGGAGACCTCCGGCCTCAGCTCGGGCTCCAGCAGCACCTCGTCCTCGTCGGCCTCCACCACCCCCGTGGCCGCCGCGCGCACGCACAAGCGCTCCGTGTCGGGGGCCTGCAGCTACAGCCCCTCCCCGCCGCTCTACAACCAGCAGGTGGGCGACCGCTGCGTCATCCGCGTCAGCCTGGACGTGGACAACGGCAACATGTACAAGAGCATCCTG GTGACCAGCCAGGACAAGGCTCCGACGGTCATCCGCAAGGCCATGGACAAGCACAACCTGGACGAGGATGAGCCCGAGGACTACGAGCTGGTGCAGGTCATCTCAGACGACCGCA aGCTGAAGATCCCCGAGAACGCCAATGTGTTCTACGCCATGAACTCGACGGCCAACTACGACTTCATCCTGAAGAAGCGGACCTTCTCCAAGGGGGCCAAGCTCAAGCACGGAGCCAGCTCCACCCTGCCCCGCGTGAAGCAGAAGGGGCTCAAGATCGCCAAGGGCATCTTCTAA
- the RALGDS gene encoding ral guanine nucleotide dissociation stimulator isoform X1, with product MAREADQACPGPAVPRGRKSSVFLACVSVVTARRRALARQAAPRGPPPWPAPLPAQAAENSTQEIGEELINGVIYSISLRKVQLHHGASKGQRWLGCENESALNLYETCKVRTVKAGTLEKLVEHLVPAFQGSDLSYVTVFLCTYRAFTTTQQVLDLLFKRYGRCDALTASSRYGCVLPYSSEDGGPQDQLKNAISSILGTWLDQYSEDFCQPPDFPCLKQLVAYVQLNMPGSDLERRAHLLLAQLEDPERGDPEPEALSPAPVPALAPSPEPEPDAVLAPVLDLQPAPAPAAELAAELEAALSQTLELDAAPGPGPPLEPPWAAAEDGLSPEKPRLLVFPPELVAEQFTLMDAELFKKVVPYHCLGSIWSQRDKKGKEHLAPTIRATVTQFNSVANCVITTCLGDRGMKALDRARVVEHWIEVARECRLLKNFSSLYAILSALQSNAIHRLKKTWEEVSRDSFRIFQKLSEIFSDENNYSLSRELLIKEGTSKFATLEMNPRRAQRRQREMGVIQGTVPYLGTFLTDLVMLDTAMKDYLYGRLINFEKRRKEFEVIAQIKLLQSACNNYSIAPEERFRAWFRAVARLSEAESYNLSCELEPPSESASNTLKAKKNTAIVKRWSDRQAPSTELSRSGSCHSKSCDQLRCGPYLSGGDLADALSVHSAGSSSSDVEEISNASFVPESPDAQEKKFWESTSQSSPETSGLSSGSSSTSSSSASTTPVAAARTHKRSVSGACSYSPSPPLYNQQVGDRCVIRVSLDVDNGNMYKSILVTSQDKAPTVIRKAMDKHNLDEDEPEDYELVQVISDDRKLKIPENANVFYAMNSTANYDFILKKRTFSKGAKLKHGASSTLPRVKQKGLKIAKGIF from the exons AACTCCACGCAGGAGATCGGTGAGGAGCTGATCAACGGGGTCATCTACTCCATCTCCCTGCGCAAGGTGCAGCTGCACCACGGAGCCAGCAAGGGGCAGCGCTGGCTCGGG TGTGAGAACGAGTCGGCCCTGAACTTGTACGAGACCTGCAAGGTACGCACCGTGAAGGCGGGCACGCTGGAGAAGCTGGTGGAGCACCTGGTGCCTGCCTTCCAGGGCAGCGACCTCTCCTACGTCACCGTCTTCCTGTGCACCTACAGGGCCTTCACCACCACCCAGCAGGTCTTGGACCTGCTGTTCAAAAg GTACGGTAGATGTGACGCCCTCACGGCCTCCTCTAGATACGGATGTGTCCTCCCCTACTCCAGCGAGGACGGCGGACCCCAGGACCAACTCAAGAA TGCCATCTCCTCCATCCTGGGCACCTGGCTGGACCAGTACTCGGAGGACTTCTGCCAGCCCCCGGACTTCCCCTGCCTCAAGCAGCTGGTGGCCTACGTGCAGCTCAACATGCCCGGCTCGGACCTGGAGCGCCGGGCGCACCTGCTGCTGGCCCAACTCGAGGACCCGGAGCGCGGGGACCCCGAGCCCGAGG CTCTGTCGCCGGCTCCGGTGCCAGCTCTCGCACCCAGTCCCGAGCCGGAGCCCGACGCGGTCCTCGCGCCGGTCCTGGACCTGCAGCCCGCCCCGGCGCCCGCCGCAGAGCTGGCGGCAGAGCTGGAGGCGGCTCTGTCGCAGACCCTGGAGCTGGACGCGGCTCCCGGACCGGGGCCACCCTTAGAGCCTCCCTGGGCGGCTGCCGAGGACGGGCTGAGCCCGGAGAAGCCGCGCCTCCTGGTCTTCCCGCCCGAGCTGGTGGCCGAGCAGTTCACGCTGATGGACGCG GAGCTGTTCAAGAAGGTGGTGCCGTACCACTGCCTGGGCTCCATCTGGTCGCAGCGGGACAAGAAGGGCAAGGAGCACCTGGCGCCCACCATCCGCGCCACCGTCACCCAGTTCAACAGCGTGGCCAACTGCGTCATCACCACGTGCCTCGGGGACCGCGGCATGAAGGCGCTGGACAGGGCCCGGGTGGTGGAGCACTGGATAGAGGTGGCCCGG gagtGTCGGCTCCTCAAGAACTTCTCGTCGCTCTACGCCATCCTCTCCGCGCTGCAGAGCAACGCCATCCACCGGCTCAAGAAGACGTGGGAGGAGGTGTCCAG GGACAGCTTCCGAATCTTCCAGAAACTGTCGGAGATCTTCTCGGACGAGAACAACTACTCCCTGAGCAGAGAGCTGCTCatcaag GAGGGGACCTCCAAGTTTGCCACCCTGGAGATGAACCCCAGGAGAGCCCAGCGGCggcagagagagatg GGAGTCATCCAGGGGACCGTCCCCTACCTGGGCACCTTCCTCACCGACCTGGTGATGCTGGACACGGCCATGAAGGACTATCTCTAT GGGCGGCTGATCAACTTcgagaagaggaggaag GAGTTCGAGGTGATAGCGCAGATCAAGCTGCTGCAGTCGGCCTGCAACAACTACAGCATCGCGCCCGAGGAGCGGTTCCGGGCCTGGTTCCGCGCCGTGGCCCGGCTCAGCGAGGCCGAGAG CTACAACCTGTCGTGCGAGCTGGAGCCGCCGTCCGAGTCGGCCAGCAACACGCTCAAGGCCAAGAAGAACACGGCCATCGTCAAGCGCTGGAGCGA CCGCcaggcccccagcacagagctcaGCAGGAGCGGCAGCTGCCACTCCAAGTCCTGCGACCAGCTCAGGTGCGGCCCCTACCTCAGCGGCGGGGACCTGGCTGACGCGCTCAGCGTGCACTCGGCCGGCTCCTCCAGCTCCGACGTGGAGGAGATCTCCAACGCGAGCTTCGTCCCCGAGTCCCCGGACGCACAGGAGAAGAAG TTCTGGGAGTCCACCTCCCAGTCGTCCCCGGAGACCTCCGGCCTCAGCTCGGGCTCCAGCAGCACCTCGTCCTCGTCGGCCTCCACCACCCCCGTGGCCGCCGCGCGCACGCACAAGCGCTCCGTGTCGGGGGCCTGCAGCTACAGCCCCTCCCCGCCGCTCTACAACCAGCAGGTGGGCGACCGCTGCGTCATCCGCGTCAGCCTGGACGTGGACAACGGCAACATGTACAAGAGCATCCTG GTGACCAGCCAGGACAAGGCTCCGACGGTCATCCGCAAGGCCATGGACAAGCACAACCTGGACGAGGATGAGCCCGAGGACTACGAGCTGGTGCAGGTCATCTCAGACGACCGCA aGCTGAAGATCCCCGAGAACGCCAATGTGTTCTACGCCATGAACTCGACGGCCAACTACGACTTCATCCTGAAGAAGCGGACCTTCTCCAAGGGGGCCAAGCTCAAGCACGGAGCCAGCTCCACCCTGCCCCGCGTGAAGCAGAAGGGGCTCAAGATCGCCAAGGGCATCTTCTAA
- the RALGDS gene encoding ral guanine nucleotide dissociation stimulator isoform X4 translates to MVQRMWAEAGGAEPLFPGSRRSRSVWDAVRLEVGGPDSCPVVLHSFTQLDPDLPRLENSTQEIGEELINGVIYSISLRKVQLHHGASKGQRWLGCENESALNLYETCKVRTVKAGTLEKLVEHLVPAFQGSDLSYVTVFLCTYRAFTTTQQVLDLLFKRYGCVLPYSSEDGGPQDQLKNAISSILGTWLDQYSEDFCQPPDFPCLKQLVAYVQLNMPGSDLERRAHLLLAQLEDPERGDPEPEALSPAPVPALAPSPEPEPDAVLAPVLDLQPAPAPAAELAAELEAALSQTLELDAAPGPGPPLEPPWAAAEDGLSPEKPRLLVFPPELVAEQFTLMDAELFKKVVPYHCLGSIWSQRDKKGKEHLAPTIRATVTQFNSVANCVITTCLGDRGMKALDRARVVEHWIEVARECRLLKNFSSLYAILSALQSNAIHRLKKTWEEVSRDSFRIFQKLSEIFSDENNYSLSRELLIKEGTSKFATLEMNPRRAQRRQREMGVIQGTVPYLGTFLTDLVMLDTAMKDYLYGRLINFEKRRKEFEVIAQIKLLQSACNNYSIAPEERFRAWFRAVARLSEAESYNLSCELEPPSESASNTLKAKKNTAIVKRWSDRQAPSTELSRSGSCHSKSCDQLRCGPYLSGGDLADALSVHSAGSSSSDVEEISNASFVPESPDAQEKKFWESTSQSSPETSGLSSGSSSTSSSSASTTPVAAARTHKRSVSGACSYSPSPPLYNQQVGDRCVIRVSLDVDNGNMYKSILVTSQDKAPTVIRKAMDKHNLDEDEPEDYELVQVISDDRKLKIPENANVFYAMNSTANYDFILKKRTFSKGAKLKHGASSTLPRVKQKGLKIAKGIF, encoded by the exons AACTCCACGCAGGAGATCGGTGAGGAGCTGATCAACGGGGTCATCTACTCCATCTCCCTGCGCAAGGTGCAGCTGCACCACGGAGCCAGCAAGGGGCAGCGCTGGCTCGGG TGTGAGAACGAGTCGGCCCTGAACTTGTACGAGACCTGCAAGGTACGCACCGTGAAGGCGGGCACGCTGGAGAAGCTGGTGGAGCACCTGGTGCCTGCCTTCCAGGGCAGCGACCTCTCCTACGTCACCGTCTTCCTGTGCACCTACAGGGCCTTCACCACCACCCAGCAGGTCTTGGACCTGCTGTTCAAAAg ATACGGATGTGTCCTCCCCTACTCCAGCGAGGACGGCGGACCCCAGGACCAACTCAAGAA TGCCATCTCCTCCATCCTGGGCACCTGGCTGGACCAGTACTCGGAGGACTTCTGCCAGCCCCCGGACTTCCCCTGCCTCAAGCAGCTGGTGGCCTACGTGCAGCTCAACATGCCCGGCTCGGACCTGGAGCGCCGGGCGCACCTGCTGCTGGCCCAACTCGAGGACCCGGAGCGCGGGGACCCCGAGCCCGAGG CTCTGTCGCCGGCTCCGGTGCCAGCTCTCGCACCCAGTCCCGAGCCGGAGCCCGACGCGGTCCTCGCGCCGGTCCTGGACCTGCAGCCCGCCCCGGCGCCCGCCGCAGAGCTGGCGGCAGAGCTGGAGGCGGCTCTGTCGCAGACCCTGGAGCTGGACGCGGCTCCCGGACCGGGGCCACCCTTAGAGCCTCCCTGGGCGGCTGCCGAGGACGGGCTGAGCCCGGAGAAGCCGCGCCTCCTGGTCTTCCCGCCCGAGCTGGTGGCCGAGCAGTTCACGCTGATGGACGCG GAGCTGTTCAAGAAGGTGGTGCCGTACCACTGCCTGGGCTCCATCTGGTCGCAGCGGGACAAGAAGGGCAAGGAGCACCTGGCGCCCACCATCCGCGCCACCGTCACCCAGTTCAACAGCGTGGCCAACTGCGTCATCACCACGTGCCTCGGGGACCGCGGCATGAAGGCGCTGGACAGGGCCCGGGTGGTGGAGCACTGGATAGAGGTGGCCCGG gagtGTCGGCTCCTCAAGAACTTCTCGTCGCTCTACGCCATCCTCTCCGCGCTGCAGAGCAACGCCATCCACCGGCTCAAGAAGACGTGGGAGGAGGTGTCCAG GGACAGCTTCCGAATCTTCCAGAAACTGTCGGAGATCTTCTCGGACGAGAACAACTACTCCCTGAGCAGAGAGCTGCTCatcaag GAGGGGACCTCCAAGTTTGCCACCCTGGAGATGAACCCCAGGAGAGCCCAGCGGCggcagagagagatg GGAGTCATCCAGGGGACCGTCCCCTACCTGGGCACCTTCCTCACCGACCTGGTGATGCTGGACACGGCCATGAAGGACTATCTCTAT GGGCGGCTGATCAACTTcgagaagaggaggaag GAGTTCGAGGTGATAGCGCAGATCAAGCTGCTGCAGTCGGCCTGCAACAACTACAGCATCGCGCCCGAGGAGCGGTTCCGGGCCTGGTTCCGCGCCGTGGCCCGGCTCAGCGAGGCCGAGAG CTACAACCTGTCGTGCGAGCTGGAGCCGCCGTCCGAGTCGGCCAGCAACACGCTCAAGGCCAAGAAGAACACGGCCATCGTCAAGCGCTGGAGCGA CCGCcaggcccccagcacagagctcaGCAGGAGCGGCAGCTGCCACTCCAAGTCCTGCGACCAGCTCAGGTGCGGCCCCTACCTCAGCGGCGGGGACCTGGCTGACGCGCTCAGCGTGCACTCGGCCGGCTCCTCCAGCTCCGACGTGGAGGAGATCTCCAACGCGAGCTTCGTCCCCGAGTCCCCGGACGCACAGGAGAAGAAG TTCTGGGAGTCCACCTCCCAGTCGTCCCCGGAGACCTCCGGCCTCAGCTCGGGCTCCAGCAGCACCTCGTCCTCGTCGGCCTCCACCACCCCCGTGGCCGCCGCGCGCACGCACAAGCGCTCCGTGTCGGGGGCCTGCAGCTACAGCCCCTCCCCGCCGCTCTACAACCAGCAGGTGGGCGACCGCTGCGTCATCCGCGTCAGCCTGGACGTGGACAACGGCAACATGTACAAGAGCATCCTG GTGACCAGCCAGGACAAGGCTCCGACGGTCATCCGCAAGGCCATGGACAAGCACAACCTGGACGAGGATGAGCCCGAGGACTACGAGCTGGTGCAGGTCATCTCAGACGACCGCA aGCTGAAGATCCCCGAGAACGCCAATGTGTTCTACGCCATGAACTCGACGGCCAACTACGACTTCATCCTGAAGAAGCGGACCTTCTCCAAGGGGGCCAAGCTCAAGCACGGAGCCAGCTCCACCCTGCCCCGCGTGAAGCAGAAGGGGCTCAAGATCGCCAAGGGCATCTTCTAA